The Naumovozyma castellii chromosome 4, complete genome genome contains a region encoding:
- the RGM1 gene encoding Rgm1p (ancestral locus Anc_6.256) produces the protein MPRKRIGTQKERKTFACQGYKDCHMTFTREEHLARHIRKHTGEKPFQCYICFRFFSRMDNLKQHRDTVHGKSNNRFVSINPSNQRQNNFHYIIPNKKPTRANAMINGSNNPINNNSNSSTQLLRTYQPQLPRDSTVFYNWSRGNNIEAAPMPVPNKIILNQIETEKIKRANKLDYLGQVAEMGGGRFERDGNGGTRSPLFYSQEYLNERMTKNNGYNNSNNNNNNNINNKNETASSNLPFSNNFVEVLHEQRLGSNAELPKDTPKELQPSESLKMEAGIRPDTNASNANAETTKRKSKAKESSSPSKLSLDYIITR, from the coding sequence ATGCcaagaaagagaattggAACTCAGAAGGAGAGAAAAACATTTGCATGTCAAGGGTATAAAGATTGTCATATGACCTTTACCAGGGAAGAACATTTAGCAAGACATATAAGAAAACACACTGGGGAGAAGCCATTTCAATGTTATATATGTTTTCGTTTTTTCAGTCGTATGGATAATTTAAAGCAACATAGAGACACTGTCCATGGTAAAAGTAATAATAGGTTCGTATCTATTAATCCTTCTAATCAGAGACAGAATAATTTCCATTATATAATTCCCAATAAGAAACCAACCAGGGCGAATGCCATGATTAATGGTAGTAATAACCcaatcaacaacaatagTAACAGTAGTACACAGCTATTGAGAACATATCAACCGCAATTACCGCGAGATAGTACAGTATTTTACAATTGGTCAAGAGGCAATAATATCGAAGCGGCTCCCATGCCAGTaccaaataaaattatcttgaatcaaattgaaacagAGAAAATCAAACGGGCCAATAAACTGGATTATTTGGGACAGGTTGCTGAGATGGGAGGTGGCAGATTCGAAAGAGACGGTAATGGTGGCACCAGAAGTCCTTTATTTTACTctcaagaatatttgaacGAGAGGATGACGAAGAATAATGGttacaacaacagcaacaacaataataataataatattaataataagaatgaaaCGGCATCTTCCAACCTTCCGTTTAGCAATAATTTTGTGGAAGTTTTGCATGAACAACGACTTGGGTCCAATGCAGAACTGCCGAAAGATACTCCCAAAGAATTGCAACCAAGTGAATCGCTGAAGATGGAGGCTGGAATACGTCCTGATACTAATGCAAGTAACGCCAATGCTGAAACCACGAAGAGAAAAAGTAAAGCGAAGGAAAGCAGTAGCCCCTCCAAGCTAAGTTTAGATTATATAATCACTAGATAA
- the NCAS0D03920 gene encoding uncharacterized protein (ancestral locus Anc_6.255) produces the protein MLQYNIANNMHTEQMDTNHPIIPIPNNNYNPNMSMFNQTNLPNTNNGNISASPLISNSTIMHSPGSSNSSIMSSQGSSFSENSILSYEFNPLRYRNDMNKSFEDDLIFCPRSLLSVSELKRCEELDRFMFNKALEFNKNNNIASINLHPSNSNNHNNNNTSPLSSGIKFNPYTSASFNPTNQ, from the coding sequence ATGCTGCAATACAATATAGCCAACAATATGCATACGGAACAGATGGATACAAACCATCCGATAATACCAATacccaataataattataacCCAAATATGAGCATGTTCAACCAGACAAATCTACCTAACACAAATAATGGCAATATTAGTGCTTCTCCCTTGATAAGCAATAGTACAATTATGCATAGTCCTGGTAGCAGCAATAGCAGCATCATGAGCTCACAAGGTAGCAGCTTCAGCGAAAATTCCATACTAAGTTATGAATTCAATCCATTAAGGTATAGAAATGACATGaataaatcatttgaagatgatcTGATCTTTTGTCCAAGATCCTTATTGTCAGTGTCTGAACTGAAAAGATGCGAAGAACTAGATAGATTTATGTTCAATAAGGCATTAGAAttcaataaaaataataatattgcaTCGATAAACCTGCATCCATCTAATAGCaataatcataataataacaatacaAGCCCGCTATCATCTGGAATAAAGTTCAACCCATACACTTCTGCAAGCTTTAATCCAACAAACCAATAA
- the NCAS0D03930 gene encoding uncharacterized protein (ancestral locus Anc_6.254), with amino-acid sequence MSEIDLTSLLNALPGLKNAAFTITQKDAIAHWVRKEVYRVSKETRPYLEMEFKYGSVDWKGRIFPGIRKESFQNIKDELSKKSKVIDLRPVETKDIFTKKGRLTISPEKKLLHSLKKKKIAQAVLKCPGKKYSIKITIAAELPNNLPKDFKWENEPTIDPARHKKRFAFAVSDLKENSFKLENISIDLSEIECRKKETYEVELELGRTLLDEIFNEENSEASQCEIITKFIEDGETLLAML; translated from the coding sequence ATGAGTGAAATAGATCTAACATCTCTGCTAAATGCATTACCAGGTTTAAAGAATGCCGCATTTACAATAACTCAAAAAGATGCAATTGCCCATTGGGTCCGTAAAGAGGTATACCGAGTCTCCAAAGAAACGCGACCATATCTTGAAATGGAATTCAAATATGGTTCGGTGGACTGGAAAGGTAGAATTTTCCCTGGAATAAGAAAGGAATCATTTCAAAACATTAAGGATGAATTAAGTAAGAAGTCAAAGGTCATTGATTTGAGACCAGTAGAAACCAAAGACATCTTCACCAAGAAAGGCAGATTGACTATTTCTCCCGAAAAAAAGCTCTTGCATTCcttaaagaagaagaaaatagcACAAGCTGTCTTGAAATGTCCTGGTAAGAAGTATAGTATAAAAATAACTATTGCTGCAGAATTACCAAATAATTTACCCAAAGATTTTAAATGGGAAAATGAACCCACAATTGATCCTGCTCGTCATAAAAAACGTTTTGCCTTTGCTGTTTCAGATCTCAAAGAAAACTCttttaaattggaaaatatctCAATTGATCTTTCTGAAATAGAATGTAGGAAGAAGGAAACCTATGAAGttgaattagaattagGAAGGACATTACTGGACGAAATTTTTAACGAGGAAAACTCAGAAGCTTCACAGTGTGAAATAATAactaaatttattgaagatggCGAAACATTATTAGCAATGCTTTAA
- the SPT21 gene encoding Spt21p (ancestral locus Anc_6.252), translating to MTELINMTLKILYTVDNGSTGSYLARSKRPYPVRVANIPNPIDSNATTLRIGAVDISTALNEIYLNSPEVFDLHNNNNRFHDYNLYFKDICENDEPLVSLGLLSKIRSKILTTKMKENGSSSEDDDENDDEEDDEDDSSVVTGRVCSNFSALLRRTYSNASRKKSSAKNDESTTSETLEVKLRFSKVITGASSRRSSGTLATSPKILAPPQEVKVVTTKMSRPIMKPMKRQTNPMPAPKAKRTQSLPIWNLKQPTVTGLPKNSIAHKIFMADRKTEATNNNNININTVTNNASAVLSYEIDSLQSDNSIQKIKIDDSISKRFDFMLNKKKSSSNSNSRKNSISKPKAIKKKKHGKQTTMAAILEREKSELNDSLQFDELFDTTNKSKNVEDVSNKENVPPSINGPLKSELELDFDVLNFSNGDMKNEISWLNDFNYFDSPSLIINDQTALSNTHLHATDSNNHNHNHSNTNITGQFHSVKNTTPRDPNTCNTMPIENEESGLNEENENENDPEHIKNIVITSDIDRTSPIDTLSMPLMDLAQQKQLDHSCGDQLKRLPLMMHKTSNLEPQVKFSRKPSVSHKTETVDEYDDTTSVMTNFSTPNEPEKSKNDFGDEAEEEEESDMKKQRIMPSSPSMMFNYAQDNENETDDSNDLFSSFVVDGSNEESRAHNNDSTPATQYHGQSSDPNYQLKN from the coding sequence ATGACGGAATTGATTAATATGACGCTAAAAATCCTATACACCGTCGATAATGGGTCCACAGGGAGCTATCTTGCTCGATCAAAGAGGCCGTATCCTGTGAGAGTTGCTAATATTCCAAATCCTATAGATTCTAATGCTACAACGCTACGAATTGGTGCTGTAGATATCTCAACTGcattaaatgaaatatatttgaattcCCCCGAAGTCTTTGATTTgcataataataataatcgATTTCATGATTATAATctatattttaaagatataTGTGAGAATGACGAACCATTGGTAAGTTTAGGACTTTTGTCAAAAATACGGTCAAAAATACTGACGACCAAGATGAAGGAAAACGGAAGCAGtagtgaagatgatgatgaaaatgatgacgaagaagatgatgaagatgattctTCTGTGGTTACTGGAAGAGTCtgttccaatttttcagcATTATTAAGGAGGACATACAGTAATGCCTCCAGGAAAAAAAGTTCAGctaaaaatgatgaatccACCACATCTGAAACATTAGAAGTCAAACtaagattttcaaaagtgATTACTGGTGCTTCCTCAAGAAGATCAAGTGGCACATTGGCAACTTCTCCTAAGATATTGGCACCACCTCAAGAAGTTAAAGTTGTTACAACAAAGATGTCACGTCCAATAATGAAACCAATGAAAAGACAAACAAACCCAATGCCCGCTCCAAAGGCTAAAAGAACACAATCTTTACCTATCTGGAATTTAAAACAGCCAACTGTGACTGGTTTGCCAAAGAATTCCATTGCACATAAGATATTTATGGCTGATCGTAAAACGGAAGCaacaaataacaataacattAACATTAACACCGTCACAAACAATGCATCTGCCGTCCTAAGTTATGAAATTGACTCCTTACAAAGTGataattcaattcaaaagatCAAGATAGATGATTCTATAAGTAAAAGATTTGATTTCAtgttaaataaaaaaaaatcgtCATCAAACAGTAATTCAAGgaaaaattccatttccAAGCCAAAGGCaattaagaagaaaaagcATGGAAAACAAACGACCATGGCAGCCATTTTAGAAAGAGAGAAATCGGAACTGAACGATTCATTGcaatttgatgaattatttgatacAACGAATAAGTCTAAGAACGTTGAGGATGTCTCAAATAAGGAAAACGTCCCACCTTCGATAAATGGGCCATTAAAAtcagaattggaattaGATTTTGATGTATTAAATTTCTCCAATGGTGATATgaagaatgaaatatcatggttgaatgattttaattattttgattcaCCATCTTTAATCATTAATGACCAAACTGCATTATCGAACACACACTTGCACGCAACAGATAGCAACAATCATAATCATAATCACAGTAACACTAATATAACCGGGCAATTTCATTCAGTTAAAAATACCACTCCAAGAGATCCCAACACATGTAATACGATGCCCATTGAGAATGAAGAGAGTGGACTTAATGAAGAGaacgaaaatgaaaacGATCCTGAGcatatcaaaaatattgttataACCTCCGACATTGATAGAACTTCTCCCATAGATACGTTGTCGATGCCATTAATGGATCTAGCTCAACAAAAACAATTAGATCATTCTTGCGGTGATCAATTGAAACGTCTACCCTTAATGATGCATAAGACTTCCAATTTAGAACCACAAGTGAAGTTTTCTAGGAAACCTTCTGTTAGTCATAAAACCGAGACAGTTGATGAATATGATGATACTACATCTGTAATGACTAATTTTTCGACTCCTAATGAGCCAGAAAAGAGTAAGAATGACTTTGGGGATGAGGCTgaggaagaggaggaaaGTGATATGAAGAAGCAAAGGATAATGCCATCTTCGCCTTCTATGATGTTTAACTATGCTCaggataatgaaaatgagaCGGATGACAGCAACGATTTATTCTCATCTTTTGTTGTAGATGGCTCTAACGAAGAATCAAGAGCCCATAATAATGACTCAACTCCGGCCACGCAATATCATGGACAATCTAGTGATCCtaattatcaattaaagaattaa
- the NEW1 gene encoding New1p (ancestral locus Anc_6.251) produces MPPKKFQNLDDFLDHQPKDPNMVPSPFGGVFNKTTNYQQQRTLNKQGQYPKSHNHQQNWNQGTNYQQGGYQNNYQAGAYQQGGYQNYNQAGAYQNNTVPVSSYKQSTVTPTQSGTPTPSASSTSLTSLNNKLADLALTPVSLILTKIPECANITECKAQIKLVIEQFQNVESETGNSSTKIEAWNITDVLGKFSKPKNPPLVRESAMVLITKLAQLYINKSPQEAHLLPLFSYALDAAAEKDNTVKRAGQHAIDSLLASFPVESLTSYVLPEILNYLASGAKWQSKLAALAVVDRIREDSPNDLLELTFKQAVPILTDVTTDFKPELAKQGYKTLLDYVSILDNLDLAPRYKLIVDTLQDPTKVPESVKALSGVTFVAEVTEPALSLLVPILNRSLNLSSSSQEQLRQTVIVVENLTRLVNNRFEIESFIPLLLPGVQKVVDTASLPEVRELAGKALAVLRGDEQDLNDKEKFPGRLTIEQSKEFLLNHLKKLDVSSSILDDETVMDYLTKILTVQANVNDWTKLTEFLTNVLGESNKDFIEKEIIAGLRAIFHQEKAAHDENEGIEIVNTDFSLAYGSRMLLNKTNLRLLKGHRYGLCGRNGAGKSTLMRAIANGQLDGFPDKDTLRTCFVEHKLQGEEGDLDLVSFIALDEELQATSREEISNALEHVGFDEERRAQTVGSLSGGWKMKLELARAMLQKADILLLDEPTNHLDVSNVKWLQDYLLEHTDITSLIVSHDSGFLDTVCTDIIHYENKKLAYYKGNLADFVEQKPEAKSYYTLSDSNAQMHFPPPGILTGVKSNTRAVAKMTDVTFSYPGADKPSLSHVSCALSLSSRVAVLGPNGAGKSTLIKLLTGELVPQEGKVEKHPNLRIGYIAQHALEHVNQHKEKTANQYLQWRYQFGDDREVLLKESRKISEEEKEMMEKEMDVDDGRGARQIEAIVGRQKLKKSFQYEVKWKWWKPKYNSWVPRDVLIANGFEKLVQKFDDHEASREGLGYRELIPSVISKHFNDVGLDSEIADHTPLGSLSGGQLVKVVIAGAMWNNPHLLVLDEPTNYLDRDSLGALAIAIRDWSGGVVMISHNNEFVGALCPEQWIVENGTMVTKGVKAVDQSRFEDGGNANAVGLNPKPTASVTDDDSPANIKVKQRKKKMTRNDKKLQAERRRLRYIDWLSSPKGTPKPVDTDDEED; encoded by the coding sequence ATGCCTCCAAAGAAGTTCCAAAATCTGGACGATTTCCTGGATCATCAGCCAAAGGATCCCAACATGGTCCCATCTCCATTCGGAGGTGTCTTTAACAAGACCACTAATtaccaacaacaaagaaCTTTGAATAAACAAGGTCAGTACCCAAAATCCCATAATCATCAACAAAACTGGAACCAAGGTACCAACTATCAACAGGGAGGGTATCAAAATAATTACCAAGCGGGTGCATACCAACAAGGTGGATACCAGAACTACAACCAAGCAGGTGcatatcaaaataatacCGTCCCTGTGTCTAGTTATAAGCAATCCACTGTTACTCCAACTCAAAGTGGAACCCCAACTCCTTCCGCATCATCTACATCTTTAACTTCtctaaataataaattggCCGATTTAGCTTTGACTCCAGTGTCTTTGATCTTAACAAAGATTCCAGAATGTGCTAACATTACAGAATGTAAAGCTCAAATCAAGTTAGTCATTGAGCAATTCCAAAACGTTGAATCAGAGACGGGAAACTCTTCTACTAAGATCGAAGCTTGGAATATTACAGATGTGCTAGGTAAATTCTCCAAGCCTAAGAACCCTCCTTTAGTAAGAGAATCTGCAATGGTTTTAATTACTAAATTAGCTCAACTTTACATTAATAAGTCACCACAAGAAGCTCATTTACTACCTCTTTTCTCTTATGCTTTAGATGCCGCTGCCGAAAAGGATAATACTGTTAAGCGTGCTGGTCAACATGCCATCGATTCCTTATTGGCTTCATTCCCAGTGGAATCATTAACAAGTTATGTTCTACCGGAAATCTTGAACTATCTAGCTTCAGGTGCCAAATGGCAATCCAAATTGGCTGCATTGGCTGTCGTCGATAGAATTAGAGAAGATTCACCAAACGATTTATTAGAACTGACTTTCAAACAAGCAGTTCCTATCCTAACTGATGTTACCACTGATTTCAAACCGGAATTAGCCAAGCAAGGTTATAAGACTTTATTAGATTACGTCTCCATCCTAGATAACTTGGATTTAGCTCCTCGTTACAAACTAATCGTGGATACTTTGCAAGACCCAACAAAGGTTCCTGAATCCGTCAAGGCATTATCTGGTGTCACTTTTGTTGCTGAAGTTACTGAACCTGctttatcattattggtCCCAATTTTAAATAGATCTCtcaatttatcatcttcatcccAAGAACAATTAAGACAAACTGTTATCGTTGTGGAAAATTTAACCAGATTAGTGAACAACcgttttgaaattgaaagctTTATTCCATTACTATTACCAGGTGTTCAAAAAGTCGTCGACACAGCTTCATTACCTGAAGTGCGTGAATTGGCAGGCAAAGCTCTTGCTGTGTTAAGAGGTGATGAACAAGATTTGAAtgacaaagaaaaattccCAGGGAGATTAACTATAGAACAAAGTAAGGAATTCCTTTTGAATcacttgaagaaattggatgTTTCTTCCTCCATTTTGGATGACGAAACTGTCATGGATTATTTGACTAAGATTTTAACTGTTCAAGCTAATGTGAATGATTGGACTAAGTTGACTGAATTCTTGACAAACGTATTGGGTGAATCCAATAAGGATTTCATCgaaaaggaaattattGCCGGCTTGAGAGCTATCTTCCATCAAGAAAAGGCTGCCCATGATGAAAACGAAGgtattgaaattgtcaATACCGATTTCTCCTTGGCTTACGGTTCAAGAATGCTTTTAAATAAGACTAATTTGCGTTTACTAAAGGGTCATCGTTACGGTCTTTGTGGTAGAAATGGTGCTGGTAAGTCCACTTTGATGAGAGCTATTGCAAATGGTCAATTAGATGGGTTCCCTGATAAAGATACCTTACGTACATGTTTCGTAGAACATAAATTGCAAGGTGAAGAAGGTGATTTGGATCTAGTTTCCTTTATTGCtcttgatgaagaattacaagCAACTTCTCGTGAAGAAATTTCTAATGCTTTAGAACATGTTGGTTTTGACGAAGAAAGAAGAGCTCAAACTGTCGGATCTCTATCCGGTGgttggaagatgaaattggaattggCAAGAGCTATGTTGCAAAAGGCTGAtatcttattattagatgaacCTACAAATCATTTGGATGTCAGTAACGTTAAGTGGTTAcaagattatttattagaaCACACTGATATTACATCTTTGATCGTGTCCCATGACTCAGGATTCTTGGATACCGTCTGTACTgatattattcattatgaAAATAAGAAGTTGGCTTACTACAAGGGTAATTTGGCTGATTTTGTTGAACAAAAACCTGAAGCTAAATCTTATTACACCTTATCTGATTCTAATGCCCAAATGCATTTCCCACCACCAGGTATTTTAACAGGTGTTAAATCAAATACTAGAGCTGTTGCTAAGATGACTGATGTTACTTTCAGTTATCCTGGTGCAGATAAACCATCTTTGAGCCATGTCTCCTGTGCTCTTTCACTATCCTCTCGTGTTGCTGTTCTTGGTCCAAACGGTGCTGGTAAATCTACTTTGATCAAGTTGTTAACTGGTGAATTGGTACCACAAGAAGGTAAGGTTGAAAAACATCCAAATTTGCGTATCGGTTATATTGCTCAACATGCCTTAGAACATGTCAATCAACATAAGGAAAAGACTGCTAACCAATATTTACAATGGCGTTATCAATTTGGTGACGATCGTGAAGTTCTATTGAAGGAATCAAGAAAGatttctgaagaagaaaaggaaatgatGGAAAAGGAGATGGATGTTGATGATGGAAGAGGTGCAAGACAAATTGAAGCTATTGTCGGTAGACAAAAGTTAAAGAAATCCTTCCAATATGAAGTTAAATGGAAATGGTGGAAACCAAAGTACAATTCTTGGGTTCCAAGAGATGTATTGATAGCCaatggatttgaaaaattagtcCAAAAGTTCGATGATCATGAAGCTTCCAGAGAAGGTTTAGGTTACCGTGAATTGATTCCTTCTGTTATCTCCAAGCATTTTAATGATGTTGGGTTAGATTCAGAAATTGCTGATCATACTCCATTAGGTTCCTTGTCAGGTGGTCAATTAGTTAAAGTTGTTATTGCAGGTGCCATGTGGAATAATCCTCATTTGTTAGTGCTTGATGAACCTACCAATTATTTGGATAGAGATTCATTAGGTGCGCTAGCTATTGCTATTCGTGATTGGTCTGGTGGTGTGGTCATGATTTCACATAACAATGAGTTTGTAGGTGCTCTATGTCCCGAACAATGGATTGTTGAGAATGGTACAATGGTCACAAAGGGTGTGAAAGCAGTTGATCAATCTAGGTTCGAAGATGGTGGTAATGCCAATGCTGTCGGTTTGAATCCTAAACCAACTGCATCTGTCACTGATGATGACTCTCCAGCTAATATTAAAGTtaaacaaagaaagaagaagatgactAGAAATGACAAGAAATTACAAGCTGAACGTCGTCGTCTTCGTTACATCGATTGGTTATCCTCACCAAAGGGTACTCCAAAACCTGTAGAtactgatgatgaagaagattaa
- the CHP1 gene encoding ribosome-associated Tef1p biogenesis chaperone CHP1 (ancestral locus Anc_6.249), with the protein MSKPFDAETADNLEDIEKQFAVVAVEQAETYWNILTKVPGSKLRLTNIDDEIYDTFMLSFPEYENPDRLKTFSEEELKTKEAKEKWRKFCALFEKKVEDYNFGTLLRTDSNAEYGQDTTCFVVRIQFYAFEIARNRHKLNDWIVGHN; encoded by the coding sequence ATGTCAAAACCTTTTGATGCTGAAACAGCTGATAACTTAGAAGATATCGAGAAACAATTTGCCGTCGTCGCAGTTGAACAAGCGGAAACATACTGGAATATACTTACTAAAGTTCCAGGTTCTAAATTACGTCTTACcaatattgatgatgaaatttaCGACACTTTTATGTTGTCATTTCCAGAATACGAAAATCCTGATAGATTAAAGACATTcagtgaagaagaattgaaaaccAAAGAAGCTAAGGAGAAATGGAGAAAATTTTGTGCCCTATTTGAGAAGAAAGTGGAAGATTATAACTTCGGTACTTTGTTGAGAACTGATTCTAACGCAGAATATGGTCAAGATACTACTTGTTTTGTTGTTagaattcaattttatgCATTCGAGATTGCAAGAAATAGACATAAGTTGAATGATTGGATTGTTGGTCATAACTAA
- the NCAS0D03970 gene encoding cation diffusion facilitator family transporter (ancestral locus Anc_6.248), with protein MLKLSLGRSTHHTKIGLLRCNVSIISNKAPLHSKRINKIQDTKTSKKFNERAVTAARLAQEASIKSFQSSQLNNQKICPIIPLLQKTYTPEFIRLHEQSHLQSHSHSHSHSHGHTHSMNNPLLVASAEQIRKNAGVRVTWFGLAVNVGIAISKFIGGIVFHSQALFADAIHALSDMVCDFLTLFSVRFASSKPSPDYPYGFGKVETIGSLTVSSILTMAGISIGWSSLCVIVGPIVPHALLEIMGSFTGHSHGSVTEEITNVNAAWVAAASVAAKEWIFRATRKVAIETNSNVLMANAWHHRVDSLTSLVALVTITSGYLFNIQSLDAVGGLIVSGLVIKAGVEGMVTATKELTDQALEYDDPRHTDIEIVLKDGLNTFALESNSKYPCRLADLTVLPSGPNFRVHAIIQVPEPSTGFNTGIKDMEVISSHLRSSLSKNISSVKRLNIEYISKDSGNKTEAGLSSSTEKQTKNIHMSHSHKH; from the coding sequence ATGTTAAAATTAAGTTTAGGTCGCTCTACTCATCACACAAAGATTGGCTTGTTACGATGCAACGTATCCATCATCTCAAATAAAGCACCACTACACTCAAAGAGAATCAACAAAATTCAAGATACAAAGACttctaagaaatttaatgaaagagCAGTCACAGCAGCTAGGCTGGCGCAAGAAGCCAGCATTAAAAGTTTTCAAAGTTCTCAACtaaataatcaaaaaatatgtCCGATTATTCCTCTTCTACAAAAAACATATACACCAGAATTTATACGCTTACACGAGCAATCTCATCTTCAGTCACACTCGCATTCGCATTCACATTCACATGGTCATACtcattcaatgaataaTCCATTACTGGTTGCGAGTGCTGAACAGATCAGAAAGAATGCAGGTGTGAGAGTTACTTGGTTTGGGCTTGCTGTTAATGTTGGTATTGCTATTAGCAAATTCATTGGTGGTATTGTATTCCATTCGCAAGCTTTATTTGCAGATGCTATTCATGCGCTAAGTGATATGGTCTGCGACTTCTTAACCTTATTTTCTGTCAGATTTGCTTCATCTAAACCATCTCCCGATTATCCATATGGGTTTGGGAAAGTTGAGACAATTGGGTCTTTAACTGTATCAAGTATACTAACAATGGCTGGAATTTCAATTGGATGGTCGTCTCTTTGTGTGATCGTTGGTCCTATTGTTCCACATGCCCTTTTAGAAATAATGGGATCATTCACAGGTCATTCACATGGTTCTGTGACAGAGGAAATTACAAACGTCAATGCGGCATGGGTGGCAGCTGCATCAGTTGCTGCAAAAGAATGGATCTTTAGAGCCACAAGAAAAGTTGCCATTGAAACAAATTCTAATGTTTTAATGGCTAATGCATGGCATCATCGTGTTGATTCCTTAACTTCTTTGGTAGCCCTTGTAACAATCACATCTggttatttatttaatatacaATCATTAGATGCAGTAGGGGGGTTAATTGTATCAGGCTTGGTTATTAAAGCTGGTGTTGAAGGTATGGTGACGGCGACAAAAGAATTGACAGATCAAGCTCTGGAGTATGATGATCCACGTCATACTGATATTGAAATAGTCCTTAAGGATGGACTGAATACTTTTGCGTTAGAATCCAACAGCAAATATCCATGTAGACTGGCTGATCTCACTGTATTGCCCTCTGGGCCTAATTTCCGTGTTCATGCAATTATTCAAGTTCCTGAGCCATCGACAGGCTTTAATACAGGAATAAAGGATATGGAAGTGATATCTTCTCATTTACGCAGTTCGTTgtcaaaaaatatttcttcagtCAAAAGGTTAAATATTGAGTACATATCAAAGGATTCTGGTAATAAAACTGAGGCAGGCCTGTCAAGCTCAACAGAAAAACAGACGAAGAACATTCATATGAGCCATTCGCACAAACATTAG